ACCTCATTTCCATCTTCTAAATTTAATCGCATCCAACAGCCTTTTGTTTGACAAACACTATTTACTTTAGCTATCATTTTAGAATTTATACTATCGCCAACAGCCATCGTTTTATAATGAGATGCCATAGAAGTAGTTGTCTTTGCATCGTCCGCAATAATTTTATTTCCGAATGATTTATATGGTATCTCTTCAGTTATATTAGTCATTTTTGATGGTTCTTCTTTTTTGTTTTTGCAAGCATTTAGCATTAAAGCACAAAAAATCACAAAGAGAATCGACTTCATTGTATAAATATTTTAATTTTAAACTATTTGTGTAAATATACCATTTTTTAAAAACGTTTTTACTTAAATTTGTAGCACAAAATAACGAGACATGAGTGCAATAATCAAGGACATAGAGATTATAAAATCTAAAACTACTAAAATTAACGAGGTTGATTTTAATGATTTGAAATTTGGAAATACGTTTTCAGACCACATGTTAGTATGTGACTTTAAAGACGGTAAATGGCAAGCACCAAAAGTGGTTCCTTACCAACCGATTACTTTAGACCCTTCTGCTAAGATTTTCCATTACGGACAATCTGTTTTTGAAGGTATGAAAGCTTATAAAGATGTTGATGAGAATGTCTTTTTATTTCGTCCGTTAGAAAACTTTAAGCGTTTAAATATATCTTCAAAGCGTTTGGCAATTCCTGAATTACCAGAAAGCTATTTTATGGAAGGTTTAAAAACATTGCTAGAAGTTGATAAAGATTGGATTCCTAAAAATGAAGGTAGCTCTTTATATATAAGACCTTTTATCTTTGCTTCGGGAAACGGATTTCATGCATCACCTGCTGATGAGTATAAATTTATAATTTGTACGGCTCCATCTGGCGCATATTTCTCTGGAAAAGTTAAAGTTTTAATTGAGCAAACATATTCACGTTCGGCAAATGGTGGTGTTGGTTTTGCTAAAGCTGGCGGTAACTATGCAGGACAATTTTACCCTACACAATTAGCTGTTGCAAAAGGATATCAGCAAGTTATCTGGACAGATGATAACACGCATGAATATATTGAAGAAGCGGGTGCTATGAATATTTTCGTTCGCATAAACGACACCCTTATTACAGGACCTACAAGTGATAGAATCTTAGATGGTATTACACGTAAAAGTATTATTGAAATAGCTAAAGCTGAAGGTATTCCTGTAGAAGTTAGAAAAATAACCGTTAGTGAAGTGGTAGAAGCTGCTAAAAATGGTAGTCTAAAAGAAATGTTTGGAGCAGGAACTGCTGCCGTTATTTCTCCAATTTCTGGTTTTGGTTATAACGATACGGATTATGATTTACCAGAATTAGAGGATACATTTGCTAGCTTTTTAAAGAAGACCATAACAGATATACAAACTAATAAAAGTGAAGATCCTTATGGATGGCGCGTTAAATTAGATTAACTCATTTATAAAACAAAAAAAGAGAAGCTATTAAGGCTTCTCTTTTTTTATTTATTCAATATAGCATCTATATTGGGTTTAAAATAATTAGGTCCTTTTAATACTTTTCCATCTTCTCTATAAATAGGTTGACCATCGTCACCTAATTTACTCATATTACTGCGTTGTATTTCTTCAAAAACTTCTTCTATTTTATGTTGCATACCATGCTCTATGATGGTACCGCATAAAATATAAAGCATATCCCCAAGAGCATCAGCTACTTCAACTAAGTCGTTATTATTAGCAGCCTCTAGGTATTCTTCATTTTCTTCTTTCATCAAATTAAATCGCAACGTGTTTTTGTCTTGACCTAAATCTGCCATTGGATTTTCCTTGTGACCAATTTTAAATGCGGTATGAAATGCTTTTACAGCTTCTATTTTATTTTTCATTAACAATACAATTTTGTTATTTCCTTGAAGAAGGAAATCTGTTTTTATTAAATTTGCATAAAAATAACTATATGTTTAGTAAAGGTCAAATCATTTTCGGTGTTTTATTTTTTATTGTCTTCGCTATTATAATTGGCTTTACTTACCGAAAGGATTTAAAACTACATAAAAAGTTTTATAAAGGTAGTTATTGGGTACTTTTAGCTTTTATTAGTTTTATAGGACTTATAGTGGCAATCAAGTTTTTATTTAAATAGCTCTCCATAATAACACTCTTGTTTTAAAATCTTAGAACCACAATTAAACACCTAAGAAAACGTTGTATAAATAAAAAGTAGAAATCTACGCAACCTTTTTACAATTATTGCATCTATTTAATAACTAAACTAAACGAAATGAATACTCTCTTAATTATATCCGTTCTCTTGGTTATTAATATTTTATTATTAATTTTTAGTGTAAATAAAAAAACAGAACCTTGATTAAGATTCTGCTTTTTTAAATAAGTCTTTATACTTTCTTTTAATTAACCTCTGGTAAGAAATTATAATTTTTACTGTAATCTAACATTTGTCCTGAAAATGTTTCAGGCTGATTCACTTTTACAGCAATAATTTCTGCTGCTTCATTTTTATCAGCTACTAAAATTGGATTTACAAAACCACTATAAGGTGCCGATGTAAATTGCTTATTTCGTTCTAAAACTTCTGCATGAATTTTTTGATCTACTTTTACACCATAGCCTTCTACTAAAGCTTCTACTGCTGCATAATCACCCTCAGATTTGATACGCTGTGCTTCACGTAATAATTGTCCGAAAAGCTCATGAAGTTTAGCATAATCATTAATATTGAAATATGTTTTTCCATTTCGTGTTATTTTTTCTATCACATTATCTTTTTGTCCTTTTTCAAAAGCCCAAGCAGAAATCCATTGTCTGTTACGCATGTGTGCTTCTTCAACATCATCGCCCAAATTCAACCTAATTAATTGCGTCATAAGTCCGTTTCTTATATAACCATTATAAGCAGTTTTTCCAACAGATTCCCAATTATCAACTAACCCTAAATCTTGAAGTTTAGAATCGTACAAATAATATAAAGCAACCAAATCTGCACGCCCTTCTTCTAAAGTAGAAGCATAATTTTTTAAGGTTACTTTAGTTTCTGCAACACCTGGATTTAATTGTCCAGAAGCATGACCAATAACTTCATGTAAAGCAGTATGTAACTTACCTGCTAAACGACCATATTTTTCATCTAACTCAAATTCTTCATCATCATTTACATACTCTTTTAAACGACCAGAATTACGAGCATTACTATATGCATTAGTAATGTTTCCTAATGACACCGATTTACTTCCTACAGCTGCACGAATCCAGTTTGCATTCGGCAAATTCACACCTATTGGTGTACTTGGAGACGAATCACCCGCTTCACCCGCAACATTTACGACTTTATATGTGACACCTACAACATTTTTCTTTTTGTGCGCCTCCATTAATGTCGATTTATCTTCAAACCATTGTGCATTATCTGACACAACTTTCATTTTTTGAGACATATCAAAATCGTTTATTTGAACTATGCTTTCATAAGATCCTCTATAACCTAG
The nucleotide sequence above comes from Flavobacteriaceae bacterium HL-DH10. Encoded proteins:
- a CDS encoding DUF4920 domain-containing protein, giving the protein MKSILFVIFCALMLNACKNKKEEPSKMTNITEEIPYKSFGNKIIADDAKTTTSMASHYKTMAVGDSINSKMIAKVNSVCQTKGCWMRLNLEDGNEVMVKFKDYGFFMPKDIAGQEVIVNGKAFVEEVSVDEQRHYAEDAGKTKQAIDSIRKPKRTYAFEADGVLLKQ
- a CDS encoding branched-chain amino acid aminotransferase; the encoded protein is MSAIIKDIEIIKSKTTKINEVDFNDLKFGNTFSDHMLVCDFKDGKWQAPKVVPYQPITLDPSAKIFHYGQSVFEGMKAYKDVDENVFLFRPLENFKRLNISSKRLAIPELPESYFMEGLKTLLEVDKDWIPKNEGSSLYIRPFIFASGNGFHASPADEYKFIICTAPSGAYFSGKVKVLIEQTYSRSANGGVGFAKAGGNYAGQFYPTQLAVAKGYQQVIWTDDNTHEYIEEAGAMNIFVRINDTLITGPTSDRILDGITRKSIIEIAKAEGIPVEVRKITVSEVVEAAKNGSLKEMFGAGTAAVISPISGFGYNDTDYDLPELEDTFASFLKKTITDIQTNKSEDPYGWRVKLD
- a CDS encoding dihydrofolate reductase, coding for MKLKSVLGVVLLTTFLLSCGNDKKEKQTELEITKEKSAFNYNVEQFADIKVLRYQIPDWEKLSLKEQTLVYYLTQAGLSGRDIMWDQNYRHNLKIRKALESIYTNYTGDRTLTDWKAFEIYLKRVWFSNGIHHHYSNDKIKPEFSSDYLKQLLADTHTVLEGEAFDVIFNEEDTKKVNQAKGIDNVARSAVNFYGPNVTNADVVSFYKTKVSPNPKKPLSFGLNSQLIKENGVLKERVYKSGGLYGTAIDEIIKWLELAKGVAENEAQANALGLLIDYYKTGDLQTWDDYNVAWTRATAGNIDYINSFIEVYNDPLGYRGSYESIVQINDFDMSQKMKVVSDNAQWFEDKSTLMEAHKKKNVVGVTYKVVNVAGEAGDSSPSTPIGVNLPNANWIRAAVGSKSVSLGNITNAYSNARNSGRLKEYVNDDEEFELDEKYGRLAGKLHTALHEVIGHASGQLNPGVAETKVTLKNYASTLEEGRADLVALYYLYDSKLQDLGLVDNWESVGKTAYNGYIRNGLMTQLIRLNLGDDVEEAHMRNRQWISAWAFEKGQKDNVIEKITRNGKTYFNINDYAKLHELFGQLLREAQRIKSEGDYAAVEALVEGYGVKVDQKIHAEVLERNKQFTSAPYSGFVNPILVADKNEAAEIIAVKVNQPETFSGQMLDYSKNYNFLPEVN
- a CDS encoding nucleoside triphosphate pyrophosphohydrolase family protein, which translates into the protein MKNKIEAVKAFHTAFKIGHKENPMADLGQDKNTLRFNLMKEENEEYLEAANNNDLVEVADALGDMLYILCGTIIEHGMQHKIEEVFEEIQRSNMSKLGDDGQPIYREDGKVLKGPNYFKPNIDAILNK